Sequence from the Fragaria vesca subsp. vesca linkage group LG4, FraVesHawaii_1.0, whole genome shotgun sequence genome:
TGATTGCTGATGCAAATTAGTAACTTATGAGATGGGTACAGATATGGGGGCTGGTGGGACCCTCTTGTGAATGGGTGAGCAATCCCATCCAACTTCTTTGCTATAGTTCACAATGAAATGCTGAGGAGCCCAAGTTTCACCTCTTGATTGTCTCTGTCTAGATAGCTCCCTTTGTTTTTCTTCAACTTCTTTCTTTTCTTCTCTTGCTCTTCCCCAGTCCTTGTTTAGAATGGCTTGGCTCAACAAACCCCAGACCACAGCTGACTCACTTGGCCAGACACCCTATAATCCAAATGAAATGAACATTTACTAATTCTCAATTCGATATAAAATATATCAATGTGTACATCACATATGCCGGTCCACGGACATATACAAAGATTTTCTATTTAGCAGCATATAATATATCAAACTGTAGCTGACTATCGATAATGTATGACGGCCTGCAGATTCTCTTATAGCTGACTATGGATAATGTATTGTTATTAGTAGTTGTAATTGATATTGTAAACGTGCACTTTTTAATGTTTGACGAAATTTCTACAATGATTGCCACTAAATTGTTGGTCTAATAGCATATACTCGCTCACAAGAAAGGGAAAGCTTTTAGCCTAAATACCATAGAAAGATCCAAATACATGCTGAAATCATTTCTTTTAGGACAGATGACTACAAAAAATTCAAGCTAAAGGATTTAAAGATAGAAAAGTAGAAACTAGTTACCTTCGGATCTGTAAGAACAGGAGCTTTGAGCCCTGAGATGGCTTCTTTTGCATTGTATATAACTGTTTCTTTCCCACTGCTGACGTCCTTCAATTTCACAGTTCTGCATTGTAATAGATTCAGGAACATCAAAACTCTATAGACTTGAGTGTGTTAGACGTTTGTTGCAAACATGTTTCAAGGTCAAAATTATGATTTGCTGGAACAGCTGTTAGAAAAATGTTTTGAATTAAGCTTTCTATTAATACAAAACAAAACCAAGTCTTTCAATTCAAAAGGAAATAAGAGAAAACAAATTTACTTGTAACATACATGGAGATGTATGAAATAGTGAATTACCTATCCCACTGACCATCTATCTCATAAAGAAGCTCCAAGGATGATGAGTAGAAGATCTTTCCCTTGACTGATCTAGGATTTCCCCTAAGACCGAAATAGGAACTGCTTCCATAGTATAACTCAGCTTCAAGGCCAGTCTCTTGACAGCGGATTCTATGTTCACCGACCCAATTAACCCAAGGTACTGGGAGGAATTTGATCACGAGTTTTGGTGAGTTCATTTCATAAGTTTCTCCGTGATTCAGAAGCTTCAGTTCCCTTTTCCCATGCACCTCAGCTTCCACTGAAGTACCTGCAACATGGTTCTTTATGAGGAATATTGCATTTAAAATTAATATATTATATAAACAGTAGCTTAAAGAATCTATCAGTAGAACTGAACATGTACAAAAATGAAATCTTTGACCACCTGTGAGTTTCAGATTCTAAAATAAGAACATATATATTTTTTGTTTTTTGGTAAAAGATCTAATTAACTGTTTGTAGTTTTGCAATATATAACATAAGAACTAAACACTGATCACAAGATAAAAAAATTAGAAAGAAAACCTTTTGAGATGGATACTGATCATATTGTTTCTCACACTGGATATATTTTCTTTTCTTTTTTAGAGGTGTTCAGAGGAACTTTTTATTCTCATATTTCTACATTGACTCCAAAAAAAGAAAGAGGATAGAGCTGATTGGTGTCTGGCATTGGAAACTAAAAGCTATACAAGCTGAAGAATTGGGAGCGTTACTTCTTTCTGGTTTTGTTTTCAGAGTTCAAAGACTTAAAACAGATTTTAAAATGTCTAGTTTTGGAGTCTATTTGACATAAGAGTTTTTTTTTTTTGTTTCTTATGATTAAGCTATAAGAATTAGACGTACCATAGAATTTGGGATTAGGATGCTGACACCATATCATTTCAATGTTTGATTTCTCATCAGTTGCATGCAGTGCAGTGACTGGTGGATGATGTGAAATCTGCAAAAATAAAACCCAAAATCAATCACCCTAGTGAAGCCATGGATAAAATCTCCACAAACTTGCAATTGCAGTGCTAATATCAGGTGCACGACTTGGGATTTTCAAAATGTTAACAAGCTTCAACTGGACCCTATACATGGAAGAATTGCTCGCTGTCTTCACAAGTTAAAATTGGGGTATATCCAAGTTCCAACTCGAATCCCAATTCACAATGGATTAAGAGGCTTAGAGATTTTGTATATTGTCGTGCAAGCTTGAGAGTTTCTGATGTGGGATTCTGTACTCTCAACTGTACGGCAGCATAAATTTAATAATCAGCAGAAAATAGTTACCTGCTCAAGTAGGACATTCAGGTTTCCCCTTGACACATGATGAGTTTCTCCAAGAATGGGGTTGAATGGAGCCATTCCAAAAATCACAGGACGCAAAATAGAAATACTCCAGGATACAACGGCCGTGAACCGGTCCTTGGGTGTTTCCCCATTGTTGCAATTCCCTAACATATCATTATTAATGCAGTACACTGATTCGCCGAAACATTGGAGGTGTGACTTTGGTGTGTTAAAGAGAGGAGACAGCTGAAATTGCAGGAGGATAAAAGATCAGCTACCAATGACTATTTTGCAATCAAGAATCTTCTACTGTGTGATATATAGTTCAATAAAAGAATTCCATCAAGTGGTCTGAAAGACTTAAACCTATACAAATAGTTTCTGCACTTGCATACTCTGTAAGTATGTAGGGGCAAGAAACTCCAGTCATAAAAACTTTCCAAAGCAATTGGCCTTAGTTACTCAGAAAATAGTCAAACGTACATCTAAATTTCATATATATTGGGGGCAAGAAGCTAGAAAAAATGCCTCCAAAATGTGATAGGCAATGTGTTTATTTTCTGATCAGCAAAACTGAAAAATTCATGAAATCCTCCACTGCCCCTGCCTATGCAGAAAGTTAAGGCTAAGTGATATTTAGTAAGTGCTATAGAAGTGAATGAAGTGATATTTAGTTTTTCTTTTCAAAAGTGAAACAGATAGAAGCCTATAAAAGAAGGAAAAGTTGATCGAATTCACTTGCCTGGAAGCGACTGAGATCTGATCCTGGCCGGACATTTATGAATAGACTTAGGACGCGCTTAAGTATATTAGGAGCTCTGAAATCAGCATTTGTTTCGCTTTCTAATGACAATGGCTTTGTCAAGAAAACAACTCTGGTCTGCTCCTCTTGTGAGACCTACACACACCAAACCATTCACAATAGTTAAAAACATAAAATCTTTCTCACATTATGTCCAAGTGGAGCTTGAACCATGGCACTTGCAATATTTCACCAAGACCATCCTTCAAGTCTAAGAATAGTGCATTTGTCTTGTTTTGATTTTCAAAATGAAATTATTGGGAAAGCTACACCTTATGAACATTTCGTATTAGCATATGTTTCACACAACCATATTAGTATTTTCAAGCTTTGATATGAACATTTCAGTCAATAAAATACTGTAGCAATCATACACTTTCACTTGGGAAATGAATGATTTGAGGATCGACCAACTTGGTTATTCGATGTACTAACACTATCCGATGTATTTTGTTGTTTCTATATATAAATCCCTTTTTCTTTTTCCTAGATTCTTAGGAATGAACCAAAGTCCAAGAGTAGAGTGTTAAAGCCAACCTAAGCTGCTGCCAAATGCCAATGGGGAGCATTGGCTTGCAGTTTTAGACATTCCAAAATAAGTGAAGACAAGCAATGAGAAATCAAATTTGAGTTTCCACTTCCACTGTTCAGAGAAAAAGAGAGAGAAACTAAGTGGAGGGCACCACGTTAGGGCCGGCTGCATGACTGATTGGATATGGGACCCATTTAAGTAAATGGATCTCACAAACATTTAAGAAGCCGATCGACCCATAGAACTGTTCTATCATCTTGAAACAAAATTATTTGTAGTTATCTCTTTCTCTTTATTTTTTATGCTTTTTTTGGTTGAAATAAACATGTCAAAAAGGAAACAGAGCTAAAAATAATTAGAAAAGTTGCTTACAGATGAAGTAACACTTGTTCCGTACGGTATACCTATCAAAACTTTGACAAAATAATCAAATTTCATGATCGGTTTATAAAAATAAACGAGAACATTCAAAAAATAAAAAATAAAAACTTTTTTATTAAAATCTCACGCATCTTACATGGATGAAATTTGAACTCATGACCTCAACATTACCAACTAAGTCACAGCTGGCCGACATAAATAAAAGAGAACATAAGGTTATGTATAATTTTTGATAAAGAGTATTTATTTGCGCCACACTCGTAACTTAAAAGAAAACAAAATATTCCCGTAACTTAAGAAACGAGTTCCTGGAAACTGGTTCTTTGCTTGGAAAAAGGAACGGCGTTATTTGGAAAACGGGGTTTGCTTAGGTGGAGAAACGAACTGAAATCTTTGATTGGGAGGCTCTATAATCTGGTTGGTGCATGCTATTCTAGTCGTAGCGTTACGCGAAGTGGCAATAATGATATAATTAAAAGAAGAAAGGCATATAGAAATGAAAAGATGCCACCACCCAAAGTAATTACACACAAATCAAGATCACTAAACAAAAAATAAGACGAACAGTCTGAGCCTCCTCCAATTGAAACCCATCGTGTTAATATACAATAGCAGCACCTAGCTGCGCATTGAATCAGACTCATCAATTTTTATTGTGTGTTTTCTATTTGAATACGGCGTTTTCAATAGCCAGAAAACAGCTAATGTTGTTTCGGTGTTAGTCGGAAAGATTCGAACTCTAGTTTTGAGGAACGAAAATGAACAGAGAGTGATAGGAGAGACAAAACCCAGAAATGGTTTATGGGTTTTGATCTCAGAAACTTTACAGGGAAGAGAGTATGAGTGATATCTGAAAATAAACAAACCCAGAACAAGACCAGAATGAATGATAGAAAGTGAGAGATGCGTACCATTTGAGGAGACTGATGAGGATGAAAGTAGCAGATGGTAGAGAGAGAGACAGAGGGAGAGGTGAATAAAGGAAAGCGATGGTGAATTTGTATTTGGTATGAGAACGGGGGGGGAATAGGCGGAAACAAAGAGAGAGAGGTGTTTTGGAGATTTGAGTTTGTCGAGGACTCACGGGCGAAACGGGGTGGTTTTATAGGCTTCCCAAACAGAGTGCTCGAAAATTCTTCTGTGAATGTTCACCAATTGACGTGGCATAAGCACAACCACACGTTTTCAGTGTAGACCAAGTATTGACTAACTTCAACATTTTTCCGTTAACGTTTTTTTGGGACTGAGTAGAAGGTGAAAGAAGGGGTAAAATCCTTCTGCCTGGG
This genomic interval carries:
- the LOC101291514 gene encoding oxysterol-binding protein-related protein 4B-like — translated: MLGNCNNGETPKDRFTAVVSWSISILRPVIFGMAPFNPILGETHHVSRGNLNVLLEQISHHPPVTALHATDEKSNIEMIWCQHPNPKFYGTSVEAEVHGKRELKLLNHGETYEMNSPKLVIKFLPVPWVNWVGEHRIRCQETGLEAELYYGSSSYFGLRGNPRSVKGKIFYSSSLELLYEIDGQWDRTVKLKDVSSGKETVIYNAKEAISGLKAPVLTDPKGVWPSESAVVWGLLSQAILNKDWGRAREEKKEVEEKQRELSRQRQSRGETWAPQHFIVNYSKEVGWDCSPIHKRVPPAPISVPIS